The Mytilus galloprovincialis chromosome 7, xbMytGall1.hap1.1, whole genome shotgun sequence genome has a window encoding:
- the LOC143082249 gene encoding uncharacterized protein LOC143082249 produces the protein MLRQIRFRNFVKFNGSQEHRLDFPNNGVYIFIGENNAGKSCVFEGIRRCMQTELNDTVSARHNSDYISYVICKFENANNDMLTSCFVSYKDGSDTVIRKIVLNKSDNGNIITRSISRKIDSRWGSFKEETLSDDNNKLHKLCSQLLNVKNKDEIDLTYFIEFCKTHSSDNNLIEKFDQAFEKINFETIFANRGISPNQSSRQIPITKDQDIYKSASNLAYVIRTHLNDPKECADDGSESQYFRLLTEPQSYKFEFKDKTDKTEVLVTCNNDDKPFPILKAPEGILEAKIMSITLSNRRTTTLLIDEPGRGMHPSMIDCLRDLVLYDVNKNEAKTVIFTTHNERFICPWTFEKIFYFYACENGSKVVTLGHALEEVKRRYSVHKSKENQVDIKPYFWREQVTPIFFSKRVIMVEGPDDNRFLGAFKNILLTDEARRSSVCKGDPYIDHELRKFLTSLHIIDMGGKCSVNGIEPLCEALNLTQRKRRYYLFDSDALKNIKSSLMRTDFNKSDIEDQKLEKLEENGIFVWFAYTDIIVENFENLSDADLKRYGRLEEAIVEFSNTHDKIHHEQNKNCKLDNCMGMNTMLKNLRIDVADKRNFKKKKPFELNNINYLEMREITTRIIDISILYGDDCFYRDTNFMCPFKRLLQFLINQSKRS, from the coding sequence ATGTTGCGACAAATTCGGTTCAggaattttgtaaaattcaatGGCAGCCAAGAACATAGGTTAGATTTTCCAAACAATGGTGTCTATATATTCATAGGTGAAAATAATGCAGGTAAAAGCTGTGTTTTCGAAGGAATAAGAAGGTGTATGCAAACTGAGTTGAATGATACAGTATCAGCAAGACACAATTCTGACTATATATCTTATGTTATTTGCAAGTTCGAAAATGCAAATAACGACATGCTGACATCATGTTTTGTTTCATACAAAGACGGCAGTGATACAGTTATTCGCAAAATAGTTCTTAACAAGAGTGATAATGGAAATATTATTACTCGTTCCATCAGTCGCAAAATAGACAGTAGATGGGGATCATTTAAAGAAGAAACTTTGTCAGATGACAATAATAAACTTCATAAACTATGCTCTCAACTTTTGAATGTCAAAAACAAAGACGAAATAGATTTAACTTACTTCATTGAATTCTGCAAAACCCATTCAAGTGATAATAACCTtattgaaaaatttgatcaagcgttcgaaaaaataaattttgaaacaatttttgCTAACAGAGGCATAAGTCCAAATCAATCTTCTCGCCAAATACCCATTACTAAAGATCAAGACATATACAAAAGTGCAAGCAATCTGGCATACGTTATAAGAACACATTTAAACGACCCTAAGGAATGTGCAGATGACGGTAGTGAATCACAATACTTCAGATTGCTGACAGAACCCCAATCATACAAATTTGAGTTTAAAGATAAAACAGATAAAACAGAAGTTCTTGTAACGTGCAACAACGATGATAAACCTTTCCCGATACTCAAAGCTCCGGAAGGTATCTTAGAAGCAAAGATCATGTCTATTACCTTATCTAATAGAAGAACAACTACTCTACTCATTGACGAACCAGGAAGGGGAATGCATCCGTCCATGATTGACTGTTTACGAGATTTAGTCTTGTATGATGTCAACAAAAATGAAGCAAAGACTGTTATTTTTACCACTCATAATGAAAGATTTATTTGCCCTTGGACAtttgagaaaatattttatttctacgCTTGTGAAAATGGGTCTAAAGTGGTAACTTTGGGACATGCTCTTGAAGAAGTAAAGAGAAGGTATTCAGTACATAAAAGTAAAGAAAATCAGGTTGACATAAAGCCATACTTTTGGAGGGAGCAGGTTACTcccatctttttttcaaaacgaGTAATAATGGTGGAAGGACCAGACGACAATAGATTTCTAGGTGCTTTCAAAAATATCCTGTTGACAGATGAGGCAAGACGAAGTTCAGTTTGTAAAGGAGATCCTTACATTGATCATGAATTAAGGAAGTTTTTAACATCTTTGCATATTATCGATATGGGTGGTAAATGCTCGGTCAATGGAATAGAGCCTCTGTGTGAGGCTCTCAATCTCACTCAAAGAAAACGACGTTACTATTTGTTTGATAGTGACGCACTGAAGAATATAAAATCTTCTTTAATGAGAACCGATTTTAATAAGTCTGATATTGAAGATCAGAAACTAGAAAAATTGGAAGAAAATGGTATTTTTGTTTGGTTTGCATACACCGATATAATtgtagaaaattttgaaaatctatCTGATGCTGATTTGAAAAGGTATGGTCGATTGGAAGAAGCAATAGTAGAGTTTAGCAATACCCATGATAAAATTCaccatgaacaaaacaaaaattgcaaaCTAGATAATTGTATGGGTATGAACACAATGTTGAAGAATCTAAGAATAGATGTTGCTGATAaaagaaattttaagaaaaagaaaccTTTTGAGCTAAACAACATCAATTACTTAGAAATGAGAGAAATTACTACACGAATAATAGATATAAGCATACTATATGGAGATGATTGCTTCTACAGGGATACAAACTTCATGTGTCCTTTTAAACGTCTTTTACAGTTCCTCATCAACCAGTCAAAACGATCGTAA